In Alkalihalobacillus sp. TS-13, the following are encoded in one genomic region:
- the asnS gene encoding asparagine--tRNA ligase gives MKTTIQLLRDHIGEKVTIGAWLANKRSSGKIAFLQLRDGTGFVQGVVVKKEVEEDVWTTAKSITQESSLYVTGTVQKDDRSPTGVELVVTGLEVIHESVDYPITPKEHGTEFLMDNRHLWLRSRKQHAIMRIRNEIIRATYEFFNKEGFVKIDPPILTGSSAEGTTTLFHTKYFDEEAYLSQSGQLYMEAAAMAFGRVFSFGPTFRAEKSKTRRHLIEFWMIEPEMAFVEHEESLEIQEQYVAFLAKSVLENCRVELETLGRNIENLEKIKAPFPRISYDEAIELLKEKGFDDIEWGEDFGAPHETSIAESFDQPVFITNYPKDIKAFYMKPHPERDDIVLCADLIAPEGYGEIIGGSQRIDDLELMSKRYEEHDLSDDAYKWYLELRKYGSVPHSGFGLGLERTVAWLSGIEHIRESIPFPRLLNRLYP, from the coding sequence GTGAAAACCACAATTCAATTATTACGCGATCATATTGGCGAAAAAGTGACAATCGGAGCTTGGCTCGCCAATAAACGCTCTAGTGGAAAAATTGCATTCTTACAATTACGTGATGGCACTGGATTTGTCCAAGGTGTCGTCGTAAAAAAAGAAGTCGAGGAAGATGTATGGACGACAGCAAAATCAATTACACAAGAGTCAAGCCTGTATGTGACAGGGACCGTCCAAAAAGATGACCGTTCTCCAACAGGTGTCGAACTTGTCGTTACTGGATTGGAAGTGATCCATGAATCTGTCGACTACCCGATCACACCGAAAGAACATGGTACCGAATTCTTGATGGACAACCGTCATTTATGGTTACGTTCTAGAAAGCAACATGCCATCATGCGTATCAGAAACGAAATTATCCGTGCTACATATGAGTTTTTCAATAAGGAAGGATTTGTAAAGATCGATCCTCCAATTTTGACTGGGAGCTCTGCAGAAGGGACAACAACGTTATTCCACACCAAATACTTTGATGAGGAGGCCTATCTTTCACAAAGTGGACAGCTTTACATGGAAGCTGCTGCAATGGCTTTTGGTCGGGTTTTCTCCTTCGGGCCGACTTTCCGGGCTGAAAAATCGAAGACTCGGCGCCACCTAATCGAATTCTGGATGATCGAGCCGGAAATGGCGTTCGTGGAACATGAAGAAAGCCTTGAAATCCAGGAACAATACGTCGCCTTCTTAGCAAAATCTGTGCTTGAAAATTGCCGGGTAGAGCTTGAAACCTTAGGGCGTAATATTGAGAACCTTGAAAAAATCAAAGCTCCTTTCCCGCGGATTTCGTATGATGAGGCAATCGAACTGCTTAAGGAAAAAGGTTTTGATGATATCGAGTGGGGAGAAGATTTTGGAGCTCCTCATGAAACGTCAATTGCCGAAAGCTTCGATCAACCAGTGTTCATTACGAACTATCCAAAGGACATCAAAGCATTTTATATGAAGCCGCATCCTGAACGCGATGATATTGTATTATGCGCAGACTTGATCGCGCCGGAAGGTTATGGTGAAATCATCGGTGGGAGCCAGAGGATTGATGACCTCGAGCTGATGAGTAAACGCTACGAAGAGCATGACTTGTCAGATGATGCATATAAATGGTATTTAGAACTACGGAAGTATGGCAGTGTCCCTCATTCTGGGTTCGGGCTTGGTCTAGAGCGTACTGTTGCCTGGTTATCAGGCATCGAGCATATTCGTGAGTCCATTCCGTTCCCGCGTCTGCTCAATCGTTTATATCCTTAA
- a CDS encoding pyridoxal phosphate-dependent aminotransferase, which produces MKLAKRVKALTPSSTLAITAKANALKAEGHDVIGLGAGEPDFNTPGHILESAQNAMNEGYTRYTPAGGLQKLKESIIQKLQQNQELSYVPGEVIVTTGAKHALYTLFQVLLDEGDEVVVPTPYWVSYPEQVKLAGGTPVHVEGKEENGFKLTPEQLQDVISDKTKILILNSPSNPTGAIYSSEELKAIGDVCLKHDIMIVSDEIYEKLTYFGERHVSIAQLSTELKEKTIIINGVSKSHAMTGWRIGYAVGNRDVIQAMTNLASHSTSNPTSIAQHAAIAAYDGTQEPVEEMKKAFEDRLNKVYEQLVKIPGFKCVKPKGAFYLFPNVTEAIELTGFNTVDEWVEAVLEYEKVALVPGSGFGAPDNVRLSYATSLPVLEEALERIKNFMEIHQK; this is translated from the coding sequence ATGAAATTAGCAAAGCGGGTAAAAGCATTGACACCATCAAGCACATTAGCGATTACAGCAAAAGCAAATGCATTGAAAGCGGAAGGACACGATGTCATCGGTTTGGGTGCAGGTGAACCAGATTTCAACACACCTGGCCATATCCTGGAAAGTGCGCAGAATGCCATGAATGAAGGGTATACAAGATATACACCCGCTGGAGGTTTGCAGAAACTGAAAGAAAGCATCATCCAAAAGCTTCAACAGAATCAGGAGCTATCTTATGTCCCTGGTGAAGTCATCGTAACGACTGGCGCAAAACATGCTTTATATACGTTATTCCAGGTCCTATTGGATGAAGGAGATGAAGTGGTTGTACCGACACCATATTGGGTGAGTTATCCTGAACAAGTGAAGCTTGCTGGCGGGACTCCGGTACACGTCGAAGGTAAGGAAGAGAATGGATTTAAACTTACTCCTGAACAACTGCAAGATGTCATCAGCGATAAAACGAAAATTCTGATCTTGAATTCTCCATCAAATCCTACTGGAGCGATCTATTCTTCTGAAGAATTGAAAGCGATCGGTGATGTGTGTCTCAAACATGACATAATGATCGTTTCGGATGAGATCTATGAAAAACTGACTTATTTTGGAGAGCGTCATGTTTCGATTGCACAGTTATCTACTGAATTAAAAGAGAAAACGATCATCATCAATGGTGTCTCGAAATCCCATGCGATGACAGGATGGAGAATCGGGTATGCTGTTGGTAACCGTGATGTGATCCAGGCAATGACGAATCTTGCGAGTCACAGTACATCAAACCCTACTTCGATTGCTCAACATGCGGCGATCGCAGCATATGACGGTACTCAGGAACCGGTTGAAGAAATGAAGAAGGCTTTTGAGGATCGTCTCAACAAAGTCTATGAGCAATTGGTCAAGATTCCAGGATTCAAATGTGTCAAGCCTAAGGGGGCGTTCTATTTGTTCCCTAATGTGACAGAAGCGATTGAGCTCACAGGATTCAATACTGTTGATGAGTGGGTGGAAGCAGTACTTGAGTATGAAAAGGTCGCCCTAGTTCCAGGAAGCGGGTTTGGTGCTCCAGATAACGTACGTTTATCGTATGCGACATCACTTCCTGTTTTGGAGGAAGCGCTGGAACGTATCAAGAATTTCATGGAAATACATCAAAAATAA
- a CDS encoding YpmA family protein — protein sequence MESKIEILSTVKVQSSSDLYKIVDALNRTLKHQDLMFGLALDKDDEDKMVFTIYRT from the coding sequence ATGGAAAGTAAGATAGAAATACTTTCTACTGTGAAGGTTCAATCTTCCAGTGATCTCTACAAAATTGTGGATGCGTTGAACCGGACGCTTAAACATCAGGATTTGATGTTCGGGTTGGCTTTGGATAAAGACGATGAAGATAAGATGGTCTTCACCATCTATCGAACATAG
- a CDS encoding ComEC/Rec2 family competence protein gives MYKRPMMIFSLFLVILLITNIPVKDEPVFFMNEELPGNAIKELDLNLDQEDLAISFLELESGEATLIQDSQGENVLINTGSELSAAQFKRQMEIFQVDRIDTLILTNIGKQFTGNLPWLLKNVEIGRIMVAGIAAEDFIERYHIPEGVVKPLEAGEGVELLNKISLRVKYIEERQGKGKGGMALNLQYGVHHYLYMGVANGAADKAIIVDGSLDAELIKVAGFGHYFGTSDALLDHVKPEVAVIFKKEGYRASEEVLSRLEERWTEILKPNEQGIVMVKTNKKQYEITQIPLIKPKVVYK, from the coding sequence GTGTATAAAAGGCCAATGATGATTTTCAGCTTATTCTTGGTCATTCTCCTTATCACCAACATTCCGGTTAAAGATGAGCCGGTATTTTTTATGAATGAAGAGTTGCCTGGAAATGCGATTAAAGAACTGGACCTCAATCTGGACCAAGAGGATTTAGCAATATCTTTTTTGGAGCTTGAAAGCGGAGAGGCTACACTCATTCAAGACAGTCAAGGAGAAAATGTCCTGATTAATACTGGAAGTGAACTTTCCGCAGCACAATTCAAGCGCCAGATGGAAATTTTCCAGGTAGATCGTATTGATACACTGATTCTGACGAATATAGGCAAACAATTCACTGGTAACCTGCCCTGGCTATTAAAAAATGTAGAAATTGGCCGGATAATGGTGGCTGGAATCGCCGCAGAGGATTTCATTGAGCGTTACCATATACCAGAAGGCGTCGTCAAACCCTTGGAAGCTGGAGAAGGGGTTGAACTGCTTAATAAGATATCCCTTAGAGTCAAATATATTGAGGAACGACAAGGGAAAGGAAAAGGTGGTATGGCATTGAACCTTCAGTACGGTGTGCATCATTACCTTTATATGGGGGTAGCGAATGGTGCTGCAGATAAGGCAATCATCGTTGATGGTTCATTAGATGCGGAACTGATCAAAGTCGCCGGTTTCGGTCATTACTTTGGAACAAGTGATGCCCTGTTGGATCATGTGAAGCCTGAAGTAGCGGTCATTTTCAAGAAAGAAGGCTATCGTGCCAGCGAAGAAGTGCTTTCCAGACTAGAGGAACGATGGACGGAAATATTAAAGCCGAATGAACAGGGGATCGTAATGGTGAAAACGAACAAGAAACAATATGAAATCACCCAGATCCCATTGATCAAGCCGAAAGTCGTATACAAATGA
- the dinG gene encoding ATP-dependent DNA helicase DinG, whose product MNNKYVVLDLETTGHSPKNKDKIIQIGLVVVQNGTIIDRFSTYVNPEMVIPSFITSLTGINQATVDEAPTFDEVAPELLKLLDGACLVAHNIKFDLTFLNAELDNAGYLEWTGMLLDTVELSRILMPNLDSYKLSQLSESLALDHSQPHQADSDAEATGLLLVELLKLLDHLPLLTLQRLHPLLKGLHSDVADLVQECVNRKLGQLEEEVPDLDVYRQLVLRQMKEVALDEEYVDESLTHQHIQERFAETLPNYEKRYGQLEMMDVVGKSLSEGRHAMIEAGTGIGKSLGYLIPGLLHAKKTGRPLIISTHTVQLQEQLLDRDIPLLQQMIPFKFNASVLKGRNHYLCLRKFEQQLDQIYDNNYDVLLAKAQLLVWLTTTEEGDIEELNLPSGGQLFWHQVKSDANSCLNHRCPWFSRCFYHRSKREAYDADIIITNHALLFTDLVNDHSLIPSYKEVVIDEAHHLDDVASDHFGMQTDYFAFHRTLERLGTSEETTVNLFLKLTEILDTVDITYDKSKITDALKDLKVEIDQLFSMIKTYVLSKGRKKSEVGKINFRFTNFDVDQDWYGEMKEVFARVQLQINDLIRECRNLLKKAQDHEEHFNVYQKGILVDYSGLLNKLDEERNLLAHMLLGSDEEEVCWIETDPAGARNAVSIYNQPIDISSRLSKEFFEKKRSVILTSATLTIRNRFDFVRKRLGMNDETASVQLQSPFSYRDQAKIMIPTDLPMIKDVSTENYAATIAASIYRIAHVTDGRMLVLFTSYDMLKKTYHRFKELAEPEDFSLIGQGIDSGSRARLTKHFKQLDRAILFGTSSFWEGVDIPGNDLSCLIIVRLPFNPPDNPVIEARSEQLRKQGKSPFMELSLPQAIIRFKQGFGRLVRSSTDHGAVFVFDRRIVTTKYGKIFLSSLPDVPVQEGKMDELLDDLEDFIG is encoded by the coding sequence ATGAACAATAAATATGTTGTCCTTGACCTTGAAACGACAGGACATTCTCCAAAAAATAAAGATAAAATCATCCAAATCGGCTTGGTGGTCGTCCAAAACGGTACTATCATCGATCGATTTTCGACATATGTAAACCCCGAGATGGTGATACCTTCTTTCATTACTTCTTTGACTGGAATCAATCAAGCAACAGTGGATGAGGCGCCCACTTTCGATGAAGTGGCACCAGAGCTATTAAAGCTTTTGGATGGTGCTTGCCTCGTTGCTCATAACATCAAGTTTGATTTGACCTTTTTGAATGCAGAGCTGGACAATGCAGGTTATCTCGAATGGACAGGGATGTTGCTCGATACGGTAGAGTTATCACGTATCCTCATGCCTAATTTGGATTCGTATAAACTCAGCCAGTTGTCAGAATCCCTTGCATTGGATCATTCACAACCTCATCAAGCCGATTCTGATGCAGAGGCGACTGGATTATTGTTGGTGGAATTATTGAAACTCCTTGATCATCTACCTTTACTGACACTACAGCGTCTGCATCCATTGCTTAAAGGTCTGCACAGTGATGTCGCGGATCTCGTCCAAGAATGTGTCAATCGTAAATTAGGGCAATTGGAGGAAGAAGTGCCAGACCTCGATGTGTACCGCCAACTGGTGTTGAGGCAAATGAAAGAGGTGGCTCTTGATGAAGAATATGTTGATGAATCACTGACTCATCAACATATTCAAGAACGTTTTGCTGAAACATTGCCGAATTACGAAAAAAGATACGGACAACTTGAAATGATGGATGTCGTCGGAAAATCGCTAAGTGAGGGACGGCACGCAATGATCGAAGCGGGAACGGGAATCGGAAAGTCACTGGGATACCTGATACCAGGGTTGCTTCATGCGAAAAAGACAGGTCGTCCGCTTATCATAAGCACTCATACAGTCCAGCTCCAAGAACAACTGCTTGACCGGGACATCCCCTTGTTGCAGCAAATGATCCCATTCAAATTCAATGCAAGTGTATTGAAAGGTCGTAACCATTACCTATGTCTACGAAAATTTGAGCAACAACTTGATCAAATTTATGATAATAATTATGATGTTCTGCTTGCGAAAGCACAGTTGCTTGTCTGGTTGACGACGACTGAAGAGGGGGATATTGAAGAATTGAATCTTCCTTCTGGGGGTCAGTTGTTTTGGCATCAGGTGAAAAGCGACGCGAATTCGTGTTTAAACCATAGGTGCCCTTGGTTTTCAAGGTGTTTCTATCATCGTTCCAAAAGGGAAGCATACGATGCAGATATCATCATAACCAATCATGCATTGCTTTTTACTGATCTTGTGAATGACCATTCGTTGATTCCTTCTTACAAGGAAGTCGTCATTGATGAGGCGCATCACTTGGATGATGTTGCAAGTGATCACTTCGGTATGCAGACTGATTATTTTGCGTTTCATCGGACACTGGAAAGGTTAGGGACTTCAGAAGAAACAACAGTCAACCTCTTTTTGAAACTTACAGAAATATTGGATACTGTAGACATTACCTATGATAAGAGTAAAATTACGGATGCCCTAAAAGATCTAAAGGTGGAAATCGATCAGCTTTTCAGTATGATCAAAACATATGTACTTTCCAAAGGGCGAAAAAAATCGGAAGTAGGAAAGATTAATTTCCGTTTCACCAATTTCGATGTTGACCAGGATTGGTATGGTGAAATGAAGGAAGTTTTCGCAAGGGTGCAGCTTCAGATTAATGACCTCATCCGTGAGTGTCGTAATCTCCTCAAAAAAGCACAGGATCATGAGGAACATTTTAATGTCTATCAAAAAGGGATCCTTGTGGATTACAGTGGTCTTCTCAATAAATTAGATGAGGAGCGAAACCTGCTTGCACATATGCTCCTTGGTAGTGATGAAGAAGAAGTATGCTGGATTGAGACGGATCCCGCCGGTGCAAGGAATGCAGTATCCATTTATAATCAACCGATCGATATTTCCTCCAGGCTTTCGAAAGAGTTCTTTGAAAAGAAAAGAAGTGTTATTTTGACATCTGCGACATTGACGATACGAAACCGTTTCGATTTTGTTCGGAAAAGACTTGGAATGAATGATGAAACTGCATCTGTTCAACTCCAATCTCCTTTCAGTTATCGTGATCAGGCGAAAATCATGATTCCTACTGACCTGCCGATGATCAAAGATGTTTCAACGGAAAATTACGCAGCGACGATTGCGGCATCAATTTATAGAATAGCCCATGTGACAGACGGGAGGATGCTTGTCTTATTCACAAGCTATGATATGTTGAAAAAGACATATCATCGATTTAAAGAGCTTGCAGAACCAGAAGATTTTTCATTGATTGGTCAGGGAATCGATAGCGGTAGCCGGGCAAGGTTGACGAAGCATTTCAAGCAGTTGGATCGTGCCATACTTTTCGGTACCAGCAGTTTTTGGGAAGGTGTTGACATACCAGGCAACGATCTCTCCTGTCTGATTATCGTGCGTCTGCCATTCAACCCGCCTGATAACCCCGTAATTGAAGCTCGTAGCGAACAGCTTCGTAAACAAGGAAAGAGCCCTTTCATGGAGCTTTCACTTCCACAGGCGATCATACGGTTTAAGCAAGGTTTTGGACGATTGGTACGTTCCTCGACCGATCATGGCGCGGTGTTTGTGTTCGATCGACGAATCGTCACAACAAAATATGGAAAGATTTTTCTCAGTTCCCTCCCGGATGTACCGGTACAGGAAGGGAAGATGGATGAACTGTTGGATGACCTCGAAGACTTTATAGGTTAA
- the panD gene encoding aspartate 1-decarboxylase codes for MLRTMLKGKIHRARVTEANLNYVGSITIDEDILDAVGMIPNEKVQIVNNNNGARFETYIIAGERGSGTICLNGAAARLVQTGDVIIILNYVMVPEEEARSHKPAVAIMDENNTIIEQISYEPEATIL; via the coding sequence ATGTTACGTACAATGTTGAAAGGTAAAATCCATAGAGCCAGAGTTACAGAAGCCAATCTCAATTATGTAGGTAGCATCACAATCGATGAAGATATTTTAGATGCTGTTGGTATGATTCCGAACGAAAAGGTGCAAATCGTAAATAATAATAATGGCGCTCGTTTCGAAACATACATTATAGCTGGTGAAAGGGGAAGCGGCACGATTTGTTTGAATGGAGCCGCAGCACGTCTTGTACAAACTGGAGATGTCATCATCATTTTGAATTACGTGATGGTTCCCGAGGAAGAAGCACGTAGCCATAAACCAGCTGTTGCGATTATGGATGAGAACAACACGATCATCGAACAGATATCATATGAACCAGAAGCAACAATCCTATAG
- the panC gene encoding pantoate--beta-alanine ligase gives MIIIETRKRMQEYMREKKQNGLTIGFVPTMGFLHEGHVSLMRRASQECDIVVTSIFVNPLQFGPSEDLDRYPRDFERDQKIARENGTDILFYPSNEEMYPNDAGTKLVVTKRTEVLCGEKRPGHFDGVVTVLTKLFHIIQPDRAYFGQKDAQQVAVVDDLIRSYFFPVKLITCPTVREEDGLAKSSRNVNLNEKEKAIAPKLFEALTIASDKAKKGATVSEVRQDMLDQMNGLEYGKIDYVELLSYPELEIVDSFGQKTIIAVAYRFENARLIDNIIIEAVR, from the coding sequence ATGATCATCATTGAAACAAGGAAAAGAATGCAAGAGTACATGAGGGAAAAAAAACAAAATGGATTGACGATCGGGTTTGTTCCGACGATGGGATTTTTACATGAAGGTCACGTTTCATTGATGCGTCGCGCCTCTCAGGAATGTGATATCGTTGTAACGAGTATCTTCGTCAATCCCCTCCAATTTGGTCCGAGTGAAGATCTAGATCGCTACCCGCGTGATTTTGAAAGGGATCAGAAGATTGCACGCGAGAATGGGACTGATATACTCTTCTATCCTTCCAATGAAGAAATGTATCCAAATGATGCTGGGACTAAACTGGTTGTAACAAAAAGGACGGAAGTACTCTGCGGAGAAAAGAGACCAGGTCATTTTGATGGTGTCGTGACAGTCCTGACGAAATTGTTCCATATCATCCAACCTGACCGGGCTTACTTTGGTCAGAAAGATGCACAGCAGGTTGCAGTAGTGGATGACCTGATTCGTTCGTATTTTTTTCCGGTTAAGTTGATAACGTGTCCGACTGTCCGTGAAGAAGATGGTCTCGCAAAGAGCTCAAGAAATGTAAACTTGAACGAAAAGGAGAAGGCAATCGCTCCAAAACTTTTTGAAGCCCTTACAATAGCAAGTGATAAAGCAAAAAAAGGGGCGACGGTTTCTGAAGTCCGACAAGACATGTTGGATCAAATGAATGGATTGGAATATGGAAAGATCGACTACGTCGAACTATTATCTTATCCAGAGTTAGAGATTGTCGACTCGTTTGGGCAAAAGACCATCATCGCAGTAGCATATCGTTTTGAAAACGCACGTTTAATCGACAATATCATCATAGAGGCCGTTCGATAG
- the panB gene encoding 3-methyl-2-oxobutanoate hydroxymethyltransferase: protein MKLIGDFKKMKEEYEKIVMLTSYDFPSAKIAEEAEVDMILVGDSLGMVVLGYDSTIPVTMEDMIHHTKAVRRGASKTFVVTDMPFMSYHTSTSDALKNAARLMQEANADAVKVEGAGDVVQVIDRLTNAGVPVVGHLGLTPQSVAVLGGYKVQGKDAAAAEKLIKDALAIENAGAFALVLECVPRQLAELVSKRLSIPTIGIGAGIGTDGQVLVYHDLIGYGAHRVPKFVKQYTNVSEQIGLSIKNYVEEVKERRFPEEKHTFTMKEEQLASLYGGKI, encoded by the coding sequence ATGAAACTGATTGGTGATTTTAAGAAGATGAAAGAAGAGTATGAAAAAATCGTGATGCTGACAAGCTATGATTTTCCTTCCGCAAAAATTGCAGAAGAAGCAGAAGTCGATATGATTTTGGTGGGTGATTCTCTTGGTATGGTCGTACTCGGATATGATTCGACCATACCAGTAACGATGGAGGATATGATCCATCATACGAAAGCGGTGAGGAGGGGGGCATCAAAAACGTTCGTGGTAACTGATATGCCTTTCATGAGTTATCATACATCTACATCTGATGCCTTAAAAAATGCTGCCCGTCTCATGCAAGAAGCAAATGCTGATGCAGTCAAGGTCGAAGGGGCGGGAGACGTAGTCCAGGTCATTGATCGGCTGACAAATGCTGGTGTTCCTGTGGTAGGTCATTTAGGATTGACGCCGCAATCTGTTGCCGTTTTGGGTGGTTACAAAGTCCAAGGAAAAGATGCTGCAGCAGCGGAAAAATTGATCAAGGATGCTCTGGCTATTGAAAATGCAGGTGCATTTGCATTGGTGTTGGAATGCGTGCCCCGTCAGCTTGCAGAATTAGTAAGTAAACGTTTGTCAATACCGACGATCGGAATCGGGGCGGGAATAGGGACGGACGGTCAGGTTTTGGTTTACCACGATCTTATCGGTTACGGGGCACATCGCGTACCGAAATTTGTAAAGCAATATACGAATGTATCCGAACAAATCGGATTATCGATAAAAAATTACGTCGAGGAAGTAAAAGAAAGGCGTTTTCCTGAAGAAAAACATACTTTCACGATGAAAGAAGAACAGTTGGCATCCCTTTACGGAGGAAAAATATGA
- a CDS encoding biotin--[acetyl-CoA-carboxylase] ligase produces the protein MATTTRERLISLLSDTENYKSGQKLSEVLGCSRTAVWKHIEELRKEGYVVEAVQKKGYRITTRPNNLIPGEIKHQLDTKKLGHEIHYEESVASTQEIAHQHALKGAHEGSIVIADEQTSGRGRLGRAWHSPKGSGVWMSVILRPKIPPQKTPQLTLLAAVSVVQGIEEVTGVDAQIKWPNDILIDGKKVVGILTELQAEADRVNSVIIGIGINVNTPQDAFPDDIAAIATSLKIASGKEVERAYLVRAILEKMEKLYHLYLDHGFTPIKLLWEGSAASLGKRVRVRTITGELYGNAQGITEEGVLLVEDDKGTIHRVYSADIDIPRES, from the coding sequence ATGGCAACAACCACAAGGGAAAGATTGATCAGTCTCCTGTCAGACACAGAAAATTATAAGTCTGGGCAGAAATTAAGTGAAGTGTTGGGTTGTTCAAGAACGGCTGTGTGGAAACATATCGAGGAACTGAGAAAAGAAGGGTATGTCGTTGAAGCTGTGCAAAAAAAGGGATATCGGATAACCACAAGACCCAATAACCTTATACCAGGAGAAATCAAACATCAACTTGACACAAAAAAGCTCGGTCATGAGATCCATTATGAAGAAAGTGTCGCCTCTACCCAGGAGATTGCCCATCAGCATGCACTGAAAGGAGCACATGAAGGGTCGATCGTAATTGCGGACGAACAAACATCCGGCAGAGGAAGACTTGGAAGAGCCTGGCATTCTCCGAAAGGAAGCGGGGTATGGATGAGTGTGATCCTGCGGCCGAAAATTCCTCCACAAAAAACACCACAGCTTACGTTGCTTGCTGCGGTTAGCGTCGTGCAAGGGATTGAAGAAGTCACAGGGGTTGATGCACAAATCAAGTGGCCGAATGATATTTTGATTGATGGGAAGAAGGTAGTCGGCATCCTTACAGAGCTTCAAGCAGAAGCAGACCGAGTCAATTCAGTCATCATCGGTATCGGGATCAACGTCAATACACCTCAGGACGCTTTCCCTGATGACATTGCTGCTATTGCTACATCTCTGAAGATTGCAAGTGGAAAAGAAGTTGAAAGGGCATATTTGGTCCGCGCGATATTAGAAAAGATGGAGAAGCTTTATCATCTGTATCTGGATCATGGTTTTACTCCGATCAAACTATTATGGGAAGGTTCGGCAGCAAGTCTTGGAAAGCGGGTACGAGTACGGACAATCACAGGTGAATTATACGGAAACGCTCAAGGGATTACGGAAGAGGGTGTCCTATTAGTGGAAGATGACAAGGGAACGATACATCGTGTGTACTCTGCAGATATTGATATCCCTCGAGAATCCTAA
- a CDS encoding CCA tRNA nucleotidyltransferase, with the protein MSFTLANEIIEELEHNGFEAYIVGGVVRDRLLERQTGDIDIATSAMPDEVQRIFSKTIPVGIEHGTVIVRHGNQSFEVTTFRTEGRYEDFRRPTEVHFHHSIEADLSRRDYTINALALDRYGSIIDPYGGQDDIKHNLLKAVGLPAERFKEDPLRMMRGIRFVSILGFEFEEETYSALVENAYLLKKISVERIRDEFEKMLCGEHCEHALDLLEKSKVNQHLPGGPFDLQIYLGKYRWGSLKSIEERWAAFLIRNSVEDANEWLRVWKLPNQVKAKTVLIVSLIQGLVDCASMLTIYKYGLDVLKSVLRVKRFLGDELELEEEDLETLHTQLPIKNRSELAMDGNDLQRFLKRNPGPWIAEYIEQIERGVIEGKIENTPSGVKEWIEEWQQPQGKD; encoded by the coding sequence ATGTCCTTTACACTTGCAAATGAAATTATTGAGGAACTTGAGCATAATGGATTCGAAGCCTATATCGTCGGAGGTGTCGTACGAGACCGTCTGTTAGAACGTCAAACAGGTGACATTGATATAGCGACGTCAGCAATGCCTGATGAAGTACAAAGGATATTCTCGAAAACGATTCCTGTGGGGATTGAACATGGTACGGTCATCGTCCGGCATGGCAATCAATCCTTTGAGGTGACAACTTTCCGTACAGAAGGCCGTTATGAAGACTTCCGCAGACCAACGGAAGTCCATTTCCATCATTCGATCGAAGCAGATCTCTCGAGACGGGATTATACAATCAATGCCCTGGCTCTCGATCGTTATGGGAGTATAATCGATCCATACGGCGGTCAGGATGATATTAAGCACAATCTTCTGAAGGCGGTTGGTTTACCAGCAGAAAGGTTCAAAGAAGACCCTTTGAGGATGATGAGAGGAATCCGCTTTGTATCGATACTTGGATTTGAATTTGAAGAAGAAACCTATTCCGCACTAGTGGAAAATGCTTATCTTCTTAAAAAAATCTCAGTCGAACGTATACGGGATGAATTTGAAAAGATGCTGTGCGGTGAGCATTGTGAGCACGCACTGGACTTGCTTGAAAAGTCTAAAGTGAATCAACATTTGCCAGGAGGACCGTTCGATCTACAAATCTACCTTGGAAAATATCGATGGGGAAGCCTGAAATCCATCGAGGAACGCTGGGCAGCATTTCTTATCCGTAATAGTGTGGAGGATGCAAATGAATGGCTGCGTGTATGGAAACTGCCGAATCAAGTGAAGGCAAAAACGGTTCTGATTGTTTCTCTTATTCAAGGTCTAGTCGACTGTGCTTCTATGCTAACAATCTATAAGTATGGTTTAGACGTTCTAAAATCAGTACTACGAGTAAAGCGGTTCCTTGGAGACGAACTGGAATTGGAAGAGGAGGATCTGGAAACTTTACATACGCAGCTCCCTATCAAAAACCGATCTGAACTGGCAATGGATGGGAATGATCTGCAACGATTTTTAAAAAGGAATCCAGGTCCTTGGATTGCAGAGTATATCGAACAAATCGAGCGAGGTGTCATTGAGGGGAAGATTGAGAACACCCCCTCAGGAGTGAAGGAGTGGATTGAGGAATGGCAACAACCACAAGGGAAAGATTGA